In a genomic window of Lacrimispora sp. BS-2:
- a CDS encoding YibE/F family protein: MKSKKTFFIKLIASFLFCAVFIAILIWINKPLPGEVPTAASKIKFARAHVTKIISDEAKAEEWTEGLRIGVQEAYIQIDSGEDKGKILPAVNYMSVYNNVDLKAGTKVIVRMDIDVNGLSYIASISNYNRGPALLGLTVVFVLSLAAFGGRKGIAAILGLAFTIVGIWFLLIPMIRHGLNPILSSIVIAAVTTAVSLVLLNGLSMKTFCATIGCVGGVALAGVAAALTAAVTPINGFNMSEAEELILRTGGTGLNVSGLLISAILIAALGAVMDVAMTITSAVFEVHQLNPELNRQKLIQSGINIGRDAMGTMANTLILAFAGSALNMLILFRIFDYPYLQIFNSDMMALEIIQGISGTIGIVMTVPLVAFLSAFMCSRTNAEERVVRQVDDKHKKYRKK; this comes from the coding sequence ATGAAAAGTAAAAAAACATTCTTTATAAAACTTATAGCCTCATTCCTTTTCTGTGCGGTATTTATAGCAATTCTCATATGGATCAATAAGCCGCTGCCAGGAGAAGTGCCAACAGCGGCAAGCAAGATAAAATTTGCCAGGGCACATGTGACGAAAATCATCAGTGACGAGGCGAAAGCAGAAGAGTGGACAGAGGGGCTGCGTATAGGCGTACAGGAAGCCTATATACAGATAGACAGCGGTGAGGACAAAGGTAAGATATTGCCGGCAGTCAATTATATGAGTGTATACAACAATGTGGACTTAAAAGCAGGTACAAAAGTAATCGTCAGGATGGATATAGATGTCAATGGACTTTCATACATAGCATCCATATCCAATTACAACAGGGGTCCGGCATTGCTTGGACTGACGGTGGTATTCGTGCTGTCTTTAGCTGCATTCGGGGGAAGAAAAGGGATAGCCGCTATACTGGGGCTTGCATTTACTATTGTGGGTATCTGGTTTTTGCTCATCCCCATGATAAGGCACGGCCTCAATCCCATCTTGTCATCCATTGTCATAGCAGCCGTAACCACAGCAGTTTCATTGGTATTGTTAAATGGCTTATCGATGAAAACTTTCTGTGCAACCATTGGGTGTGTGGGCGGTGTGGCGCTGGCAGGAGTGGCAGCAGCTCTCACGGCAGCTGTTACGCCGATAAACGGTTTTAATATGTCGGAGGCGGAAGAATTAATTCTCCGTACAGGTGGGACAGGCCTGAATGTCAGCGGATTGCTGATCAGTGCCATACTCATAGCGGCACTTGGCGCAGTTATGGATGTGGCTATGACAATTACGTCTGCAGTATTTGAGGTGCATCAGTTGAATCCGGAACTAAACAGACAAAAGCTGATTCAGTCAGGTATTAATATAGGCAGGGATGCCATGGGTACTATGGCTAACACACTGATATTGGCATTTGCTGGTTCGGCACTCAATATGCTGATACTGTTCAGAATCTTTGATTATCCATATCTGCAGATATTTAACAGCGACATGATGGCGCTGGAGATTATACAGGGTATATCGGGCACTATAGGTATTGTAATGACTGTGCCATTAGTAGCATTCTTAAGCGCGTTTATGTGCAGCAGGACAAATGCGGAGGAAAGAGTAGTCAGGCAGGTTGATGATAAACATAAAAAGTATAGAAAAAAATAG
- a CDS encoding NAD(P)-dependent oxidoreductase: protein MAVHVIDEANRCLNCKKPLCRQGCPIHTPIPQMISAFKEGGLNKAGEMLFENNPMSLVCSLVCNHESQCEGHCILGRKGQPVHISSIENYISDTIFDKMKVECKPKNGKKVAVIGAGPAGITIAFLLTKEGYSVTIFDAKDKVGGVLQYGIPEFRLPKTILGRYKKKLLEIGVKIRPNTAIGTALEIKDLIRDGYQSIFIGTGVWRPKTLGVKGESLGNVHYAIDYLANPDAYDLGETVAIIGVGNSAMDVARTVIRHGARKVTLYARGLSSNASHHETAYAKLDGADFQFGKQIVEITDDGPVFENIRYDGEGNQIGIDEEREQIFADSTIISISQGPKSKLVNTTRGLLASQNGLLMTDEKGQTTIPGIFASGDVVLGARTVVEAVAYSKTVALAMDEYMKSKEKS from the coding sequence ATGGCTGTTCATGTAATTGATGAAGCAAACAGATGCTTAAACTGTAAGAAGCCCTTATGCCGGCAGGGCTGTCCCATCCATACCCCTATCCCCCAGATGATTTCGGCCTTTAAAGAAGGCGGTTTAAATAAAGCAGGAGAAATGTTATTTGAAAACAATCCCATGTCCCTGGTTTGTTCCCTTGTGTGCAATCATGAAAGTCAGTGCGAGGGCCACTGCATTCTGGGCAGAAAGGGACAGCCGGTGCATATCAGCAGCATAGAAAATTATATCTCTGATACCATCTTTGACAAGATGAAGGTAGAGTGCAAGCCGAAAAACGGGAAGAAGGTTGCGGTAATCGGCGCAGGTCCGGCTGGGATCACCATTGCCTTTCTTTTGACCAAGGAAGGCTACAGCGTGACCATTTTTGATGCCAAGGATAAGGTGGGAGGCGTTCTCCAGTATGGGATACCGGAATTCCGCCTTCCAAAGACCATTTTAGGACGCTATAAAAAGAAGCTTCTGGAAATCGGGGTGAAGATCCGACCCAATACGGCTATTGGGACAGCCCTGGAAATCAAGGATCTGATCCGTGACGGCTATCAGAGCATCTTTATCGGAACCGGAGTCTGGAGGCCGAAGACCCTGGGCGTAAAAGGGGAATCCCTGGGAAATGTCCATTATGCCATCGATTATCTGGCCAATCCCGATGCCTATGATCTGGGAGAGACGGTTGCTATCATTGGCGTTGGGAATTCCGCCATGGATGTGGCAAGGACCGTGATCCGCCACGGAGCCAGGAAGGTGACCCTTTATGCCAGAGGCTTATCCAGTAATGCCAGCCATCACGAAACAGCCTATGCAAAGCTTGATGGAGCTGACTTCCAGTTTGGGAAACAGATCGTGGAGATTACGGATGATGGTCCGGTGTTTGAAAATATCCGGTATGATGGGGAAGGAAACCAGATCGGCATTGATGAAGAGCGGGAACAGATTTTTGCAGATTCCACCATCATTTCCATCAGCCAGGGGCCCAAAAGCAAGCTGGTGAATACCACCAGGGGCTTACTGGCCAGCCAGAACGGGCTTTTGATGACAGATGAAAAAGGCCAGACAACCATTCCGGGCATATTCGCTTCCGGAGATGTGGTTCTGGGAGCAAGAACCGTAGTAGAAGCAGTTGCCTACTCAAAGACAGTGGCTTTGGCCATGGATGAATATATGAAATCCAAAGAAAAGAGTTAG
- a CDS encoding sugar ABC transporter permease: MSMQAAKKRKRLNNDAKWGYAFVLVPILSFIIFTLYPVIQAAIVSFQTYKPLKTEFVGFANYSNTLKNGLFFKSIWNTVVYTAVTVPVSILVAFIISILLVPFKKRSQSFFKAVFYLPGIASGVALSFVWKWIFDPLPSGLLNSVIRSFGIQNQNWLGSSQTAMLSLIIMTIFSGIGSTVIIYVAALLGIDPTYYEVANIDGATFIQRIKYVVWPMVKPTTVFLTITGVINAFQAFQTSYLMTGGGPDNATTMVGLLIFNNAFKYFNYGEACAQALLLAGFIAVFAVLQFKVMAGDVEY; encoded by the coding sequence ATGAGTATGCAAGCAGCAAAGAAAAGAAAACGATTAAACAATGACGCCAAATGGGGGTATGCCTTCGTGCTCGTGCCCATTTTGTCATTTATTATTTTTACGTTATATCCGGTTATACAGGCAGCGATTGTAAGCTTTCAAACTTATAAGCCTTTAAAAACAGAGTTTGTGGGATTTGCCAATTACAGTAACACATTAAAGAACGGACTTTTCTTTAAATCCATCTGGAACACTGTGGTGTATACGGCCGTAACGGTACCCGTCTCCATCCTCGTGGCGTTCATCATCTCTATTCTGTTAGTCCCCTTTAAGAAAAGGAGCCAGTCATTTTTTAAAGCAGTATTTTATCTGCCCGGGATTGCATCGGGAGTAGCCCTCTCCTTTGTGTGGAAATGGATATTTGATCCTCTGCCAAGCGGCCTGCTGAATTCCGTGATCCGGTCATTTGGGATCCAGAATCAGAACTGGCTGGGCAGTTCTCAAACGGCCATGCTGTCGCTGATCATCATGACAATATTCTCAGGTATCGGTTCTACGGTTATTATTTATGTGGCCGCATTGCTTGGGATTGATCCCACCTATTATGAGGTTGCCAATATTGACGGAGCGACTTTTATACAGAGAATCAAATACGTTGTATGGCCTATGGTCAAGCCGACCACTGTTTTTCTTACCATAACAGGAGTGATCAATGCGTTTCAGGCATTTCAGACGTCGTATCTAATGACAGGGGGCGGGCCGGATAATGCCACTACTATGGTGGGATTATTGATATTCAACAATGCCTTCAAATATTTTAATTATGGGGAGGCATGTGCCCAGGCATTATTATTGGCAGGATTCATCGCGGTCTTTGCAGTCTTACAGTTTAAGGTAATGGCTGGGGACGTAGAATATTAG
- a CDS encoding extracellular solute-binding protein, whose protein sequence is MKKRKLSVLLTAAIMASTLAGCQTATKGTAVQQSNEKDIVKALLPPVSASYQDKLVEYAKEFNEANPEMELQITTASWEDITQKLDVQVNAGSPPDIAFIGSNGVTKYLDTEMLVDISQYADKDMIEDYNPDIINYFKNGDGLYGFPAYVEVQAIGGNKAMLEEAGIDWKGIQENGWTYEEFREAIKKGVVKDGGSYSRYGFVFACSGVAAKDYFSIFVKNAGMPSAFNKDLKYTYTSSQLVPFLKDIRALIDDGSMPKELSSVDAGKRWNMFLTGQTMITGKGLSVFEKSATDNNKKLAANDGSAVEGSQEVEYIVLPVPTFQGNTQQAQGAVDGYVCFRRKDEPSPEHLKNVAKAAYFLASGKRAAETCQELYISPICKSGEEAFAALPPMESKNENNTKAVKNLATQVAEARPDIPADLGAKAIKIEEEVILPKFQGLLAGEITPEEMHEAIKKAAVEAFGEEGCVMD, encoded by the coding sequence ATGAAAAAAAGAAAACTATCCGTACTATTGACAGCAGCCATCATGGCCAGTACACTGGCCGGCTGCCAAACTGCCACAAAGGGCACTGCGGTACAGCAGAGCAATGAAAAAGACATTGTTAAGGCATTGCTGCCGCCTGTTTCCGCATCCTATCAGGATAAACTGGTGGAATATGCAAAGGAATTTAACGAGGCCAATCCAGAAATGGAGCTGCAGATCACAACGGCAAGCTGGGAAGACATTACACAAAAGCTGGATGTTCAGGTAAACGCTGGATCTCCGCCAGATATTGCATTCATCGGTTCTAACGGGGTCACGAAATATCTGGACACGGAAATGCTGGTAGACATTTCCCAATATGCGGATAAGGATATGATAGAAGATTACAACCCGGACATTATTAACTATTTCAAAAACGGCGACGGGCTTTATGGATTCCCTGCCTATGTGGAGGTGCAGGCAATCGGCGGAAATAAAGCCATGCTGGAGGAAGCAGGAATCGACTGGAAGGGAATTCAGGAAAATGGCTGGACCTATGAAGAATTTCGGGAAGCCATCAAAAAGGGCGTTGTAAAGGACGGAGGCAGCTATTCCCGGTACGGCTTTGTTTTTGCCTGCTCAGGCGTAGCGGCAAAGGATTATTTTTCGATCTTTGTAAAAAATGCAGGTATGCCATCCGCCTTTAATAAGGATTTGAAGTATACATACACCAGCAGTCAGCTGGTTCCGTTCTTAAAGGACATCAGAGCCTTAATCGATGATGGCTCCATGCCGAAAGAACTAAGCTCCGTTGATGCGGGGAAACGATGGAATATGTTCTTGACCGGGCAGACCATGATCACCGGCAAGGGACTGTCGGTTTTTGAAAAATCTGCTACCGATAATAATAAAAAGCTGGCAGCAAATGACGGAAGTGCAGTAGAAGGAAGCCAGGAGGTGGAATACATTGTATTGCCGGTTCCTACGTTCCAGGGAAATACCCAGCAGGCTCAGGGAGCGGTAGATGGATATGTGTGCTTCCGCAGAAAAGATGAACCAAGTCCGGAGCATTTAAAGAACGTGGCAAAGGCTGCCTATTTTCTGGCAAGCGGAAAAAGAGCGGCAGAAACCTGTCAGGAACTTTATATCAGCCCCATATGCAAATCCGGAGAGGAAGCATTTGCAGCCCTTCCCCCCATGGAAAGCAAAAACGAGAATAATACAAAAGCAGTTAAAAATCTTGCCACCCAGGTTGCAGAAGCCAGACCTGACATTCCGGCTGATTTAGGGGCAAAGGCCATAAAAATTGAGGAAGAGGTTATTCTTCCAAAGTTCCAGGGATTGTTAGCTGGAGAAATTACTCCGGAGGAGATGCACGAAGCCATTAAAAAGGCTGCAGTGGAAGCTTTTGGCGAGGAAGGCTGTGTCATGGATTAA
- a CDS encoding CehA/McbA family metallohydrolase, whose product MNSRKLLSLFLSVAMCLNMSVVPGFAIEADFNPPKAYEAEGSSRGGDRASPSEADKDTDADVPDKIEKGTGDKGDTGDKGDTTDKKDTGEEKPELRDSSLADHVVISQVYGGGGNSGAVYKSDFIELYNPTDEDVSLDGWSVQWLAKKSFSTYDGKDLTKLSGTIKAGGYYLIKEADGENKDGAPELPEPDAVGTIAMAKSEGAAALSSDSEKLSDKNDKNLIDLVGIGGALEYETKAAAAMSNSTAAIRKDPAVDTDNNYADFKIGTPEAHNSSYEEGGGNQPEETKCKTPVASPAAGQVLKGTQLIFSTATSDAVIEYNTESKSGEWITYSSDDKLVIDEPVTYYVRAVKEGLEESEIAEFSYTVREAGQVMTIKDVLALGQNTKDVTVTGELSYLATTYGNPVLQSEIDGSQYSIYIYGAAPDDARIGDILEITGDYQIRYGMPQITSLKDKAKVAVKQDEASIQPVKYTINQIKAMANTADIEKSGLINRVVLIEDVKLGKLNTSGSTPVTDATGTINIYQAAPYPEGVEEGETVDLTAMIGRFNQTIQLYTGTEEKNGFPVYFVKNDTKPPVITLGTYIDARPDQEYPISVQVRDNVGVASVEVLFGPSENTLGKSLSMTFNRDTNNYEAVLPAENFAKGQQALYIKFKAKDKTGLEAESRIVSIVINDKPQVLAVTPDRNKATGDVKAPEISIRLTNCGNNPSVSLTLNKADGTAIYTEQAMNLKETTADGATYAFSPKVLEDGSYNAQVTVIREDKVSHTENWKFTIGKSAFTAYFGQLHGHTNYSDGSGSVKDGLNYLASIPEEDNVQFVSFTDHSNYFDTKDAPNPKEALNDPALMTPNSRAVWEEYREQTAAFNETNSRKALSGFEMTWSGGPGHINTFGSSGLVSRNNTTLNDKKNDAGMKAYYDILTANPDPLANLSQFNHPGKTFGTFSDFAYYTPARDAKMVLVEVGNGEGSIGSGGYFPSYNEYTKALDKGWHLAPANNQDNHKGRWGNANTARTVVITDDLSETGILNALKDRHVYATEDKNLNIMYTLNDELMGSILDVSDDVKTLNISVSVDDPDPSDVIKSVEVVTNGGAIAGRKEGTGNSGEFTFELPAKKGYYYIRVTQADKNIAVTAPVWYGSAAKAGISSFTCDTEVPVTGEPVKFTVTAFNNEESDATLTRLTFKAGDKVLESEDLNVSLKSLGIYTVNKQFILDKVGVNEIEVTVQMELEGEKKTFSFALEIEVRDSSKMKYFGIDASHYNEYVNGNYKDSMGNFTALAGDYNIRTVTLNTSQELIAALKDDKYVGLLLNAPSRRDGTKLREDYKNYSEEELDAVRDFAEKGGKTIMVCAWSDTYEAYDGFKGDESKAEDHMSAQQNKILETLGSAFRFADDELQSDSSNDGRVIGILGTDYNKQNPYMAGVDAGLKFNTYGNADIYAMDEAGNPISESAMLPSGASVLVYAPKDTKSLDKDGVGLSGDALTKLDGRFVLAATQELYFSDGESSTLYLSGCSTMSNFQLTFDSASTNDYSNYQIMQNLLDKTNQLQITPIKEVQAAGEGERFVIEGIATSNASGYDKDTAFFDSIYVQDKTGGINLFPVSGDIRAGQTIRVFGKTSSYQGERQLAVEKIMVTDTNIRELPEPVKETTKEAYEGKNLGSLVTVSGKVISIDAPNDLVETIMLQDQSGKPARIFIDGYITKDKVIKDLEIGAYMSAVGLSSRTVIGDSVDSVARIRIRDRDDVKLTEEPDNPEKPEIPEKPEIPEKPDRPSGSDRDRDSGSIVTNSYVKWKQNTRGWQAVKKDGTYAKNEWYQCLYDDQVSWYRFDTEGYMISGWYLDGDGSWYYMSENHDGSFGAMVSGWKWINGKCYYLNSDIRVTQYKYGAMFKSTVTPDGYTVNENGEWIVDGVVQIR is encoded by the coding sequence ATGAACTCAAGGAAGCTGTTAAGTCTGTTTCTGTCAGTCGCCATGTGTCTGAATATGTCAGTCGTACCTGGTTTTGCGATTGAGGCAGACTTTAACCCGCCAAAGGCCTATGAGGCAGAAGGTTCCAGCAGGGGAGGGGATAGAGCCAGCCCCAGTGAGGCGGACAAGGACACGGATGCAGACGTTCCCGATAAAATTGAAAAAGGAACGGGCGATAAGGGGGATACCGGAGATAAAGGAGATACGACCGATAAGAAGGATACGGGAGAAGAAAAGCCCGAACTCCGGGACAGCAGCCTGGCAGACCATGTAGTGATCAGCCAGGTATATGGTGGCGGAGGTAACAGCGGCGCTGTATATAAGAGTGATTTTATTGAGCTGTACAATCCCACTGATGAAGATGTGAGCCTGGATGGGTGGTCAGTGCAGTGGCTGGCTAAGAAATCGTTCAGCACTTATGACGGTAAGGACTTAACGAAACTTTCAGGTACGATCAAAGCTGGCGGTTACTATCTGATTAAGGAAGCAGATGGGGAGAATAAAGATGGTGCGCCGGAACTTCCGGAACCCGACGCTGTAGGTACTATCGCAATGGCTAAAAGTGAAGGGGCAGCAGCATTGTCCAGTGACAGCGAGAAGCTATCAGATAAAAACGATAAGAACCTTATTGATTTAGTAGGCATTGGCGGAGCGCTGGAGTATGAGACAAAAGCTGCCGCTGCAATGTCAAATTCTACCGCCGCTATCCGCAAGGACCCGGCAGTGGATACGGACAATAACTACGCCGATTTCAAGATCGGAACACCTGAGGCGCACAACAGTTCCTACGAGGAAGGCGGCGGGAATCAGCCGGAAGAAACAAAATGCAAGACGCCTGTTGCGTCACCGGCTGCCGGACAGGTACTGAAAGGTACGCAGCTCATATTTTCCACGGCAACATCAGATGCTGTGATAGAGTATAATACGGAGTCAAAGTCCGGAGAATGGATAACATATTCAAGCGATGACAAGCTGGTGATTGATGAGCCGGTCACATACTATGTGCGTGCAGTTAAGGAAGGGCTGGAGGAAAGTGAAATAGCTGAGTTTTCCTATACAGTCCGTGAAGCCGGCCAAGTGATGACGATTAAAGACGTGCTGGCGCTGGGACAGAACACGAAAGATGTGACTGTTACAGGGGAATTGTCATATCTGGCCACTACATACGGAAATCCGGTGCTCCAGTCCGAGATAGATGGCAGCCAGTACAGTATCTATATTTATGGAGCGGCGCCGGATGACGCCAGGATCGGTGATATACTGGAAATCACGGGAGATTACCAGATCCGCTATGGTATGCCCCAGATAACATCCTTGAAAGATAAAGCAAAAGTCGCTGTTAAGCAGGATGAGGCATCGATACAGCCTGTGAAGTATACCATCAATCAGATAAAAGCCATGGCAAATACCGCTGATATAGAGAAAAGCGGACTTATTAACAGAGTTGTACTGATAGAGGATGTCAAACTTGGCAAGCTCAATACATCAGGCAGTACGCCTGTAACGGATGCAACCGGCACGATTAATATTTATCAGGCAGCTCCGTATCCGGAAGGCGTCGAAGAAGGAGAAACAGTGGATCTGACTGCCATGATAGGCAGATTTAATCAGACGATTCAGCTATACACCGGCACAGAAGAGAAAAACGGTTTTCCAGTCTATTTTGTGAAAAATGACACCAAACCACCAGTCATTACCTTAGGCACCTATATTGATGCAAGGCCGGATCAGGAATATCCCATATCCGTCCAGGTCAGGGATAATGTGGGCGTGGCAAGTGTGGAGGTTCTTTTCGGTCCTTCCGAGAATACGCTGGGCAAGTCACTGTCCATGACATTTAATCGGGATACCAACAACTATGAGGCTGTCCTCCCGGCAGAAAACTTTGCTAAAGGGCAGCAGGCCTTATACATAAAATTCAAGGCAAAAGATAAAACTGGCCTCGAAGCAGAGAGCAGGATTGTTTCTATCGTTATCAATGACAAGCCGCAGGTACTGGCGGTTACTCCTGATAGAAATAAAGCAACAGGAGATGTGAAAGCGCCTGAGATTTCTATCAGACTGACTAATTGTGGAAATAACCCATCGGTGAGCCTCACTCTTAATAAGGCAGATGGCACTGCCATTTATACAGAACAGGCTATGAATCTCAAAGAGACAACAGCTGACGGCGCAACCTATGCTTTTTCACCCAAGGTGCTGGAAGACGGCAGTTATAACGCACAGGTGACGGTTATTCGGGAAGACAAAGTGTCCCATACCGAGAATTGGAAGTTTACCATAGGAAAGTCCGCTTTTACCGCGTATTTCGGACAGCTTCATGGACACACCAATTATTCGGATGGTTCCGGGTCTGTCAAAGATGGTCTTAATTATCTTGCCAGTATACCGGAAGAAGACAATGTACAATTTGTATCCTTTACAGATCATTCCAACTATTTTGATACAAAAGATGCTCCCAATCCGAAAGAGGCGCTTAATGACCCGGCTCTTATGACACCTAATAGCAGGGCGGTATGGGAGGAATACAGGGAGCAGACCGCAGCGTTTAATGAAACCAATTCCAGAAAGGCGTTATCCGGTTTCGAGATGACCTGGTCCGGCGGTCCCGGCCACATCAATACATTTGGCTCATCAGGACTGGTCAGCCGCAACAATACCACGCTCAATGACAAGAAAAATGATGCTGGTATGAAGGCGTACTATGACATTCTGACTGCGAATCCAGACCCGTTGGCGAATCTTTCACAGTTCAACCACCCGGGCAAGACCTTTGGTACATTTTCAGATTTTGCATACTATACACCGGCCAGAGACGCTAAAATGGTCTTAGTAGAAGTAGGTAATGGCGAAGGATCTATCGGTTCAGGCGGATATTTCCCAAGTTACAATGAATATACGAAAGCACTGGATAAGGGCTGGCATTTAGCGCCCGCCAATAATCAGGATAACCATAAAGGACGTTGGGGCAATGCCAATACGGCCAGGACAGTGGTCATCACAGACGATTTGTCAGAGACAGGGATTTTAAATGCGCTTAAAGACAGACATGTATACGCCACAGAAGATAAAAACTTAAATATCATGTATACGTTAAATGATGAGCTTATGGGAAGTATCCTGGATGTGTCGGATGATGTGAAAACGCTGAATATTTCTGTAAGCGTAGATGACCCGGATCCGTCCGATGTTATTAAAAGTGTAGAAGTAGTGACAAATGGCGGCGCAATAGCAGGAAGAAAAGAAGGCACCGGAAATAGCGGAGAGTTCACATTTGAGCTTCCTGCGAAGAAAGGATATTATTACATACGTGTGACTCAGGCGGATAAAAATATTGCCGTAACAGCTCCTGTGTGGTATGGCTCCGCTGCAAAGGCAGGCATATCTTCCTTCACCTGCGATACAGAAGTACCAGTGACAGGAGAACCGGTGAAGTTTACAGTCACAGCTTTCAATAATGAAGAATCAGATGCCACACTTACCAGGCTGACGTTTAAAGCTGGTGATAAGGTCCTTGAAAGCGAAGATCTGAACGTGAGTTTGAAGTCATTAGGAATTTATACTGTAAACAAACAGTTTATACTTGATAAGGTAGGAGTAAATGAAATAGAAGTCACAGTTCAAATGGAACTGGAAGGAGAAAAAAAGACATTCAGCTTTGCTCTGGAAATAGAAGTACGAGACAGTTCGAAGATGAAATATTTTGGTATAGATGCCAGTCACTATAATGAATATGTGAATGGAAACTATAAGGACAGTATGGGGAATTTCACCGCCCTGGCGGGGGATTACAATATCAGAACGGTCACGCTTAATACCAGCCAGGAACTGATAGCCGCTTTAAAGGACGACAAATATGTCGGGCTTTTGTTAAATGCGCCTTCCAGACGGGATGGTACGAAGCTGCGGGAGGATTATAAGAACTATTCAGAGGAAGAACTGGATGCGGTCAGAGATTTTGCTGAAAAGGGCGGTAAGACAATTATGGTCTGTGCCTGGAGCGATACCTATGAGGCGTATGATGGTTTCAAAGGTGATGAGTCTAAGGCAGAGGATCATATGTCGGCTCAGCAGAATAAGATTCTGGAAACTCTTGGAAGTGCATTCCGCTTTGCCGATGATGAGTTACAGAGCGATTCCAGCAATGACGGCAGAGTGATTGGTATCCTGGGTACCGATTATAATAAGCAAAACCCATATATGGCCGGAGTGGATGCAGGGCTTAAATTCAACACCTATGGCAATGCAGACATTTATGCAATGGATGAAGCTGGAAATCCAATCAGTGAAAGTGCCATGCTTCCGTCAGGAGCATCAGTTCTTGTATACGCACCGAAAGATACGAAAAGTCTGGATAAAGACGGCGTAGGATTATCAGGAGACGCATTGACGAAATTAGATGGGCGTTTTGTATTGGCAGCTACTCAGGAACTTTACTTTAGCGACGGCGAATCATCTACGCTGTATTTATCAGGATGTTCCACCATGAGCAATTTCCAGCTGACATTTGACAGCGCGTCCACCAATGATTACAGCAACTACCAGATTATGCAGAATTTGTTAGATAAAACAAATCAACTGCAGATCACTCCTATTAAGGAAGTGCAGGCGGCCGGTGAGGGCGAGCGGTTTGTGATTGAAGGCATAGCTACATCAAACGCTTCTGGTTATGATAAAGATACTGCTTTCTTCGATAGCATATATGTGCAGGATAAGACTGGCGGAATTAATCTGTTTCCTGTATCCGGAGATATAAGAGCGGGCCAGACCATCAGGGTATTTGGAAAAACTTCTTCTTATCAGGGAGAGAGGCAGCTGGCAGTAGAAAAGATTATGGTAACGGATACGAATATAAGGGAACTTCCAGAGCCTGTTAAGGAAACTACGAAAGAAGCATATGAGGGCAAAAACCTGGGCAGTTTAGTCACGGTAAGCGGCAAGGTTATTTCCATTGATGCGCCAAATGACCTGGTAGAAACGATTATGCTGCAGGATCAGTCAGGTAAGCCTGCAAGAATATTTATCGACGGATATATTACGAAGGATAAGGTGATAAAGGATCTGGAAATCGGTGCATATATGTCTGCGGTAGGACTTTCATCCAGAACTGTCATAGGTGACTCTGTGGATTCTGTAGCCCGTATACGAATTCGTGACAGAGACGATGTGAAGCTTACAGAAGAACCAGACAATCCTGAAAAACCAGAAATTCCCGAAAAACCAGAAATCCCCGAAAAACCAGACCGTCCAAGCGGCTCAGACAGAGATAGAGATTCCGGCAGCATAGTTACAAATTCCTATGTAAAATGGAAACAGAATACCAGAGGCTGGCAGGCGGTTAAGAAAGATGGAACATATGCGAAAAATGAATGGTATCAGTGTTTATATGATGACCAGGTGTCCTGGTATCGTTTCGACACAGAAGGGTATATGATTTCTGGCTGGTATCTGGACGGAGATGGCAGTTGGTACTACATGAGCGAAAATCATGATGGCTCATTCGGCGCTATGGTCAGCGGCTGGAAATGGATCAACGGAAAATGTTACTACTTAAATTCGGATATTCGGGTCACACAGTACAAATATGGCGCAATGTTCAAGAGTACCGTCACCCCGGACGGATACACTGTCAACGAAAATGGAGAGTGGATCGTGGATGGAGTAGTACAAATCAGATAA